The proteins below are encoded in one region of Dama dama isolate Ldn47 chromosome 21, ASM3311817v1, whole genome shotgun sequence:
- the SLC45A4 gene encoding LOW QUALITY PROTEIN: solute carrier family 45 member 4 (The sequence of the model RefSeq protein was modified relative to this genomic sequence to represent the inferred CDS: deleted 1 base in 1 codon), translating into MKMAPQNADAESMQVQELPVPLLDLQKPGRTEAETRDETVSEGSIDRIPTRLWVMHGAVMFGREFCYAMETALVTPVLLQIGLPEQYYSLTWFLSPILGLIFTPLIGSASDRCTLSWGRRRPFILALCVGVLFGVALFLNGSAIGLALGDVPTRQPIGIVLTVLGVVVLDFSADATEGPIRAYLLDVVDSEEQDMALNIHAFSAGLGGAVGYVLGGLDWTQTFLGSWFRTQNQVLFFFAAIIFTVSVALHLSSIEEEQYSPQQERSGDSTGTPAPGPRACVLDGGALFPDEVQSEHELALDFLDEGLVRSKSDSVLHMREAALGLEPKLFLQDIEPSIFHDASRPGTPCSTSQECAPAQPPRQPPPLHTPAGEDETLLEDPLSASRLPNGGGAGLWDGPGSYSRAALKAPATVGPARRRRHVFRRQASSTFSYYGKIGSHHYRHRRANAVVLIKPSRSMSDLYDLQARPRQHRRRHQSGATTSSGDSESEEGEGETTVRLLWLSMLKMPPELVRLCLCHLLTWFSVIAEAVFYTDFMGQVIFEGDPKALSNSTEWQAYSAGVKMGCWGLVIYAATGATCSALLQKCLDNYDLSIRAIYVLGTLGFSVGTAVMAVFANVYVAMSMISTMGVVSMSVSYCPYALLGQYHDLREYVHHSPGASRRGFGIDCAILSCQVYISQILVASALGSVVDAVGTVRVIPMVASVGSFLGFLTAAFLVIYPEVSEEAKEEQKGLSSQPLGEGASGSAEKPMVLKLSRKEGPQGLVETESMVFGRSVRSRHICWCCSYWRVLFSMIILEKKIFVFIFQNCGFLEEHISCFPV; encoded by the exons GCCTCCCGGAGCAGTACTACAGCCTCACCTGGTTCCTGAGCCCCATCCTCGGCCTCATCTTCACTCCCCTCATCGGCTCCGCGAGTGACCGCTGCACCCTGAGCTGGGGCCGCCGGCGGCCTTTCATCCTGGCACTCTGCGTGGGCGTGCTCTTCGGAGTGGCGCTGTTCCTCAACGGCTCTGCCATCG GCCTGGCCCTCGGCGATGTCCCGACCCGGCAGCCCATCGGCATCGTGCTCACCGTGCTGGGGGTGGTGGTCCTGGATTTCAGCGCTGATGCCACAGAGGGGCCCATCCGTGCATACCTGCTGGACGTGGTGGACAGTGAGGAGCAGGACATGGCCCTCAACATCCACGCCTTCTCTGCTG GCCTTGGCGGGGCCGTCGGCTACGTGCTGGGCGGGCTGGACTggacccagaccttcctgggctcctgGTTCCGGACACAGAACCAGGTGCTATTCTTCTTCGCGGCCATCATCTTCACGGTGTCCGTGGCCCTGCATCTGTCCAGCATCGAGGAGGAGCAGTACAGCCCCCAGCAGGAGCGCAGCGGGGACTCGACCGGCACgccggcccccggcccccgcGCCTGTGTGCTGGACGGCGGCGCCCTGTTCCCGGACGAGGTGCAGTCGGAGCACGAGCTGGCCCTGGACTTCCTGGACGAGGGCCTGGTGCGCAGCAAGAGCGACTCGGTGCTGCACATGCGTGAGGCCGCACTGGGCCTGGAGCCCAAGCTCTTCCTGCAGGACATCGAGCCCTCCATCTTCCATGACGCCTCCCGCCCCGGCACCCCCTGCAGCACCAGCCAGGAGTGCGCCCCCGCCCAGCCGCCCCGCCAGCCCCCGCCACTCCACACACCCGCTGGCGAGGATGAGACCCTGCTGGAGGACCCCCTGAGCGCGTCCAGGCTCCCGAACGGGGGCGGCGCGGGGCTGTGGGACGGCCCAGGGAGCTACAGCCGGGCGGCCCTGAAGGCCCCCGCCACGGTGGGCCCTGCCCGCCGGCGCCGGCACGTGTTCCGCCGGCAGGCCTCCAGCACCTTCTCCTACTACGGCAAGATCGGCTCCCACCACTACCGCCACCGGCGCGCCAACGCCGTGGTGCTCATCAAGCCTTCACGCAGCATGAGCGACCTGTATGACCTGCAGGCGCGGCCGCGGCAGCACCGCCGCCGCCACCAGAGCGGGGCCACCACGTCCAGCGGGGACTCGGAGAGCGAGGAGGGCGAGGGCGAGACCACCGTGCGGCTGCTCTGGCTGTCCATGCTGAAGATGCCCCCCGAGCTGGTGCGCCTCTGCCTCTGCCACCTGCTCACCTGGTTCTCCGTCATCGCCGAGGCCGTGTTCTACACCGACTTCATGGGCCAGGTCATCTTCGAGGGGGACCCCAAG GCTTTGTCCAACTCGACGGAGTGGCAGGCCTACAGCGCGGGCGTGAAAATGGGCTGCTGGGGCCTGGTCATCTACGCGGCCACTGGTGCCACCTGCTCAG CCCTGCTACAGAAGTGCCTGGACAACTACGACCTGAGCATCAGGGCCATCTACGTGCTGGGCACGCTGGGCTTCTCCGTCGGCACAGCCGTGATGGCCGTGTTCGCCAACGTCTACGTGGCCATGAGCATGATCAGCACGATGGGCGTCGTCTCCATGAGCGTCTCCTACTGCCCCTACGCCCTGCTCGGGCAGTACCACGACCTGCGAGAG TACGTGCATCACAGCCCCGGGGCATCCAGGCGTGGCTTCGGCATCGACTGCGCCATCCTCTCCTGCCAGGTCTACATCTCCCAGATTCTGGTGGCCTCCGCCCTGGGCAGCGTGGTCGACGCGGTGGGGACCGTGCGTGTCATCCCCATGGTGGCCTCCGTGGGCTCTTTCCTGGGCTTCCTGACAGCCGCCTTCCTGGTCATCTATCCAGAGGTGTCTGAAGAGGCCAAGGAAGAGCAGAAGGGCCTGTCTTCCCAGCCGCTGGGTGAAGGCGCGAGCGGCAGTGCTGAGAAGCCCATGGTGCTGAAGCTGTCCCGGAAGGAGGGCCCGCAGGGGCTCGTCGAGACCGAGTCGATG GTATTTGGACGTTCTGTCAGATCGCGTCACATT TGTTGGTGCTGCAGCTATTGGAGAGTACTTTTCTCTatgattattttagaaaaaaaaatttttgtctttattttccaaaACTGTGGTTTTCTTGAAGAACACATCTCCTGCTTTCCTGTTTGA